One window of Hymenobacter sp. BRD128 genomic DNA carries:
- a CDS encoding YqjF family protein — MPSPTLASRLALRERPAGRPLMHQEWGDLLFMHWPVPAELIQAQLPARLQVDTHEDVAWLGVVPFRMWDVRSRVTPPVPGAREFLELNVRTYVHLDGVPGVWFFSLDASNPLAVWAARTFFHLPYFRAHLKLERPAPARLHYIGHRVHNGAPEGHFAATWQLGETLPPSEPDSLAFFLTERYCLYAAGGMGPGRGDKLYRGRIAHHAWPLRAAELLSYNSDLVEGHGLPTPVGEPVLHAGGPVSVDLWRLERV, encoded by the coding sequence ATGCCATCCCCTACCCTAGCCAGCCGCCTGGCCCTGCGCGAGCGCCCCGCCGGCCGGCCCCTGATGCATCAGGAGTGGGGCGACCTGCTGTTTATGCACTGGCCGGTGCCAGCCGAGCTTATTCAGGCGCAGCTGCCGGCGCGCCTGCAAGTCGATACGCACGAAGACGTGGCCTGGCTAGGGGTAGTGCCATTTCGGATGTGGGATGTGCGCAGCCGCGTGACGCCGCCCGTGCCCGGCGCCCGCGAGTTTTTGGAGCTGAATGTGCGTACCTACGTGCACCTCGACGGCGTGCCCGGCGTGTGGTTTTTTTCGCTCGATGCCAGCAATCCGCTGGCAGTGTGGGCCGCGCGCACGTTCTTTCACCTACCTTATTTTCGGGCCCACCTCAAGCTGGAACGCCCCGCGCCCGCGCGCCTGCACTACATCGGCCACCGCGTGCACAACGGCGCGCCCGAGGGCCACTTTGCCGCCACCTGGCAGCTGGGCGAAACGCTGCCGCCCAGCGAGCCCGACTCCCTGGCGTTTTTCCTCACCGAGCGCTACTGCCTGTATGCGGCCGGGGGCATGGGGCCGGGGCGCGGCGACAAGCTGTATCGGGGCCGCATTGCGCACCATGCCTGGCCCTTGCGCGCCGCCGAGCTATTGAGTTATAACTCCGATTTGGTAGAAGGCCACGGCCTGCCCACGCCCGTGGGCGAGCCCGTGCTGCACGCCGGCGGGCCGGTAAGTGTGGACCTGTGGCGCCTAGAGCGGGTGTAA
- the pnuC gene encoding nicotinamide riboside transporter PnuC, which translates to MLLFSLASLPADTWAAVRATTALEWAAVLTGFACVWLAARESLLNFPVAIFSCLLYVVIYYRQGLYSDSGLQGIFIALSAYGWYEWRHGGRGDAELPVTHVTPAEWGLAVAFILAYTLGSGYYLAHHTDSSFPHWDSFTTGTSIAAQFLLMRKRLENWWLWIVVDAIYVPILWAKQLYPTSLLYFLYLGLAAYGYWEWRRDMRRQPVTA; encoded by the coding sequence ATGTTGCTTTTTTCCCTCGCTAGCCTGCCCGCCGACACCTGGGCCGCCGTGCGCGCCACCACGGCCCTCGAATGGGCGGCCGTGCTCACGGGCTTTGCCTGCGTGTGGCTGGCGGCCCGCGAGTCGCTGCTCAATTTTCCGGTGGCCATCTTCAGCTGCCTGCTCTACGTGGTCATTTATTACCGGCAGGGGCTGTATTCGGACAGCGGCTTGCAGGGAATTTTTATCGCCTTGAGCGCCTACGGCTGGTACGAGTGGCGCCACGGCGGCCGGGGCGATGCCGAGCTGCCCGTCACGCACGTCACGCCCGCCGAGTGGGGGCTGGCTGTTGCTTTTATCCTGGCCTACACGCTGGGCTCGGGCTACTACCTGGCCCACCACACCGATTCCTCGTTTCCGCACTGGGACAGCTTTACCACCGGCACGAGCATCGCCGCGCAGTTTTTGCTCATGCGCAAGCGCCTCGAAAACTGGTGGCTCTGGATTGTAGTCGATGCCATCTACGTGCCCATCTTGTGGGCTAAGCAGTTGTATCCTACCAGCTTGCTTTATTTTTTGTACCTGGGGCTAGCGGCCTACGGCTACTGGGAATGGCGGCGTGATATGCGGCGCCAGCCGGTAACGGCCTAA
- a CDS encoding rhodanese-like domain-containing protein: MLPDLTPAALHARLAAGEDIQLIDVREEMEFDYCRIAGSVLIPLGEIPRRAAEIRTEGPVVLICHHGVRSAQALGYLQHRLGRENLLNLRGGIDAWSLQVDPSVPVY, from the coding sequence ATGCTGCCCGACCTCACCCCCGCCGCCCTGCACGCCCGCCTCGCCGCCGGCGAAGACATTCAGCTCATCGACGTGCGCGAGGAAATGGAGTTTGACTACTGCCGCATCGCGGGCAGCGTGCTCATTCCGCTGGGCGAAATTCCGCGCCGCGCCGCCGAAATCCGTACTGAGGGGCCGGTAGTGCTCATCTGCCACCACGGCGTGCGCTCGGCGCAGGCGCTGGGCTACTTGCAGCACAGGTTAGGGCGCGAAAATTTGCTTAACTTGAGAGGCGGCATTGACGCGTGGAGCCTGCAAGTGGACCCTAGCGTGCCCGTGTACTGA